DNA from Prevotella sp. oral taxon 299 str. F0039:
ACTAATAATAAAGTTTCAATTTGTTGAGGAGCGATGTACTTTCCATTTGAAGTCTTAAAGAGATCTTTTATTCTCTCAGTTAAGAAGAGTTCGCCATCTTTTATATATCCAGAATCGCCCGTATGGAAGAACCCATCGCTGTCGAAAGCCGTTTTATTGATAGCATCTCTCTTATAATATCCCTTTGTAATGGTTGGACCTTTAAGGAGAATTTCATTATTTTCGCCAAGCTTAATCTCAAGACCTTCAATTGGAATACCCACAGATCCAATTGTAAAAGCTTTTCCTTTATGGTCGCACGATACTGTTGCTAAGCTCTCAGTAAGTCCATATCCTGCCAGCATGTCAATGCCGATAGCATGTACAAAAGTTTCTATCTCGGGTGATATGCGTGATCCTGCGGTTGGAAAGATGTTTGGTTCAGTGAAACCCAATTGCTTTCTAACCTTGCTAAGTATTGTTTTATTGAGTAGATTGTATTCTAAGCGTAATGCAAGAGGAGGTGTTTTGCCCTTACTTAGATAGTCGATATTGTGCTTTTTGCCTATTGAAAGAGCATGATTAAATATTTTTTGTTGAAGACTACTTGCACTTTCAATCTTCTCTTTCACTCCACTATAAACCTTTTCCCAGAATCTTGGCACTGAAGACATGCAGGTTGGGTGAGTCTCTTTCAATGAGATAAGGATGTCTTTAGGGTTGGTATTGATAATGATTTGTGCGCCTCTGCTTAGCGAAAGATATGCCCATGCACGTTCAAAGATATGTGTATATGGCAAAAAGCTCATCACTCGGTCTTTATTTGTAACGGGAACGCATTTTGTATTGGCTTCAAGTGCAGCTTCATATTGTTCGTATGTAAGCATAACACCTTTGCTGTCACCAGTGGTTCCACTTGTATATAGGATGTTACATAAGTCGTCAAAGCTTGCGGTTTTATATAAATCGTCTACTTTAGCTTGATGTTGTAGCTCTTTTCCACGTTGAATAAAGTCTTTAAAATATAAGGTGGTGTTATCTTCTTTGCTAAGAGTTACACTATCATCAAATACAATAATCTGTGTCAGAGAAGGGCAATGAGACAGTACCCTGCGTGCTTTGTCGTATTGATCTTGTTCTCCAACAAACACCAATCGTATCTCTGCATCATTAATAATGAATTGAATTTGTTGCTCACTACTTGTTGCATAGAATGGAATAGTTATGGCTTTAATTCCATAAGCACCAAAGTCTGTGTATAAATAAGAAAGACAATTTTGCGAAAATACAGCAATCTTATCGTGAGGTTGTATGCCTAATTCAAGTAGAGCATTACTTACTTCTTTTACATGTAGTGAGAACTCATTCCATGAAACACTGTTCCACGAGTTGCAACCAAAATCTTTATACGTTAGAGCAGGCTTTTCTTTATATTGCGAAGCCAATGTGTGTATGAGTATAGAAAGGTGGCGTTGGTTTTGCATATTATGTAGATTGTTGATTTATAATGTACAAAGATAATGTAAAAATATTGATTAAAATGCAGTATTTATTGTTTTTGTTACCTTAAAGTAATCATATTTTATTTATAATAATGGTGTTTTTGAGTTTCAGAACAGGATTCTTTTAAGATAAATGAGGATAAGACTATTCTTAATCAATTGTTATAATAAACGAGATTATGAATAATTTTTCTGATTTGAAATAGATGATATAAGCAGAAAAATGCAGGAATATAGGTTCTATTTCTGCAAAAGGATATCTTATATTTTTATTGTATTCAATTATTTATGTCATCTTGAATAATATCCTTTCTTCTTATAAAAATGTTTTTATAATGCGTATTTCGGTATATAGAAAAAAAACTTTATTTTTGCAATAATGAAACTTAG
Protein-coding regions in this window:
- a CDS encoding long-chain fatty acid--CoA ligase; this translates as MQNQRHLSILIHTLASQYKEKPALTYKDFGCNSWNSVSWNEFSLHVKEVSNALLELGIQPHDKIAVFSQNCLSYLYTDFGAYGIKAITIPFYATSSEQQIQFIINDAEIRLVFVGEQDQYDKARRVLSHCPSLTQIIVFDDSVTLSKEDNTTLYFKDFIQRGKELQHQAKVDDLYKTASFDDLCNILYTSGTTGDSKGVMLTYEQYEAALEANTKCVPVTNKDRVMSFLPYTHIFERAWAYLSLSRGAQIIINTNPKDILISLKETHPTCMSSVPRFWEKVYSGVKEKIESASSLQQKIFNHALSIGKKHNIDYLSKGKTPPLALRLEYNLLNKTILSKVRKQLGFTEPNIFPTAGSRISPEIETFVHAIGIDMLAGYGLTESLATVSCDHKGKAFTIGSVGIPIEGLEIKLGENNEILLKGPTITKGYYKRDAINKTAFDSDGFFHTGDSGYIKDGELFLTERIKDLFKTSNGKYIAPQQIETLLLVDRYIDEVTIIADERKFVSALVVPNYQLLEEYALSHNISFNSKEELCSNSKINKLVMDRICTIQQQLASYEQIKRITLLPRNFSIEAGELTNTLKLKRRVIYENYKDVIEKMYVE